In the genome of Halictus rubicundus isolate RS-2024b chromosome 9, iyHalRubi1_principal, whole genome shotgun sequence, one region contains:
- the Kud gene encoding oligosaccharyltransferase subunit 5 kud produces the protein MEEIDSMIRYVSPINPAIFPVLAVVLLGIGIFFTAWFFVYEVTSTKFTRDMIKELLISLVAALFCGFGVLFLLLWVGIYV, from the coding sequence GAGGAAATCGATTCTATGATAAGATATGTCTCTCCCATAAACCCTGCGATATTCCCAGTCCTAGCAGTGGTTTTATTAGGaattggaatatttttcacAGCATGGTTCTTCGTGTACGAAGTCACGAGCACAAAATTCACTAGAGACATGATTaaagaattgttaatttcaCTAGTGGCAGCATTATTTTGCGGATTTGGTGTGTTATTCCTACTTCTTTGGGTCGGCATTTACGTATAG